Within the Bacillus sp. FSL K6-3431 genome, the region TGCAAATGTGGAACACGAAGGTTACATCTATTATTGCTCATTATTTTTCCTTATACCTATCCGAGCTATTTCTAACGCGATAATAAAGATAAAAGAAATATCTTAATTCAACAATCGAGCCATATTGTTGAAGTTTATTCTTAAAGAAAAAGCACCCTTTTTACAAAGGATGCCTGAATTTAGTTGCACCATTTTGGTATTTCATCTTCCTTTAAACTTTTTCGTTTGAAATCAATAGCGTGCCAATCTAGTTTTTTTCATTACTAAAAGTGATTGTCACTAAATCATTAGGAGGGCCGTGAGAGCCTTCAAATGTTATTACCTGCACGAGAACATTAAATAAGAAAAACGTTCAAATCTGTAATGGAATTAAAATTATTTACTGACTTACTTCATGAAAATTTTCATCAATCTATTGTAAAATGGATTAATCATATAACCAGTGGGTTTAATCGAATACCTTTTACCCGTGTTAAGTTGGATGATTTTCCCCATTTCTTCATGGGTTAACACAAAATCAAAAATATCGCTGTTCTCTTTAATTCTTTTTGGATTTGATGATTTTGGAATAATAATAATTCCTCGTTGTAGATGCCAACGTAGAATGACTTGAGCTACCGTTTTCTGATGTTCATGGGCAATGGTTTTTAAATCCAAATTTTCTAGTAACGCTTTATTCCCCTGTCCCAACGGTCCCCAAGCCTCATGTAAGATGCGGTGATTCTTGAGGTAGTCATGAAGTTCATTTTGTGGGAACTCCGGGTGAGTCTCGATCTGGTTAATCATCGGTGCGATTTCAGAATGTTTCATGATGTTTTCAAGGTGTTGAATTTCAAAATTCGCAACGCCAATTACTTTAATCCTTCCCTCCATGTATAGTTCCTCCATTGCTTTCCATGTTTCCAGATAATGAGGTGAAGCAAAATGGATGAGGTACATATCAAGATATTTTACATTAAGCTTTTTACAGGTTTGTTCAAACGCATTCTTAGTGGCTTTGTAACCGTGATCCGTATTCCACACCTTTGAAGTAATAAAAAATTGTTCTCGGGGGATCTGACTTTTTTCAATGGCTGTTCCTAATGCTTTTTCATTCCCATAAATTTTTGCCGTATCAAAATGGCGAAAACCTACTCGGATAGCCTCACGAATCGCCATTTCAAACTCTTCCTTTTTCTTTATTCTGTACACCCCGAAACCCAATTGAGGGATTTTCACGCCATTAACCGCTTCAATTGTCTTAGTTTCTACAGTCATTTTCTAACCCCGTTCCTTTCGCCCTGATATAGGATAGCGTCTGATTCACATTTAAAAAACATTTCCTCGATCTGATCGACAAGACCTTTAAGTGTCAAGAGCCTGCTTTTGGAGTCCAGATGATAATAATTCATGGTTCCTTCTTTATGCACACTAATGATCTGTGCGTCCTTTAAGATTTTTAAATGGTGGGATACGGCTGGTCGTGAAAGATGTGTTTTTGCCGTAATCTCCCCTACTCGCATACCGGGATGTTGTAGCCCTTGCATTAGGGTAATAAGGATGGCTTGCCTGGTTTGATCTCCGATTGCAAATAATATATCCTGATTTTCTTTGAATTTGTTTACCAGATTTTCTTCGACTCCCTGATTAATCATTTTTCCTCTCCCCGATGGTCTATATTTTAAACAAACAAAACCCTTTTCTCCAAATTCATTTCAGAAACTGCTTTTTTCTATTGGATTAATGGATTACTTCCTTCGACGGAATAAGAATATCACGGTTTTTATTTTAAAACCACATCGAGAAAGAAAATCGAGATCTTTGACTTTTGAAACATCAAACCTACCATTCGTTGGTATTAAAGATGCTTCTGTTACAATAGGGTTGTTCCTCAATCGGGCGCGTTTCTTCAAGAAGGAAATCGCACCTTTCTTATTGAATTAAAGAAGCAAGAGAAATTATTTTTTTGGGGGAATGGAAAATGGATGAAAATGTAATAGATCAATTGAAGCAAAAAAATAAAGAATTAATTGAAATCGTAGCACAAAAGGTTCTTAGAGAATATCCAAGTGATATTGATTTAATAGGAGTTTATGGTTCCTTTTTTACTGGCGATTTTCATGAGAAATCAGATTTGGATTTATTAGTAGTATTAAATGATGATAATGGACACGGAATTTCAAGTTGTTTCATATTGGATAATATAGGATATGATATCTATGGTTCACCATGGCAGAAACTTGAAAGTATGGCATCTTATGATCATACATTTATCGCGGAGGTTATAGATGTTGATATTGTTTATTACAGAAATCTTCAAAGTAGGAAGCGATTTACGAAGCTCAGAGAAAAAGCACTGGATATCATAAACAGTCCCTTGTCTCCGAAGATACTGGAAAAAGTAAAAAAACACCTTGATAATGTGGCCCTTGCTCTTGGGAAAATGATGTCTGAGGAAGAAATAGGAACTGTAAAAAAATTATCGGGGGATGTGATCCATCATTTGATAGATACCGTATGTTATCTGAATCATAGTTATTTTAAACTTGGAGTTAAGCGCCATCTAGAAGAGATACGCTCTATGAAACGTGTTCCAAAACATTTTGAAGTATATGTTAATGGTGTTATTCATGCAACTTCGGTGCCTGCTATTAAAGAAATTTCAACTCAATTAGTTAAAACAGTTAAAGAATTGTATGACGAGATTTCAGATGAAACAGTGGAAAAATCAGTTCCAACCAAAGACCAACTTAGAGGAACATATGAAGAGATTTGGTCAAACTGGTACAATAAAATACGATATGCTGCGGAGCATAAAGATGTATTTCTGGCTTTTTCTTCAGGTGTTAACTGTCAGGATTTTTATAACGAAATGCATGCAAATCATGGGACAGTCCGTATCGATTTAATGAAACATTTTTATCATAACGACTTAAATGCCTTTGTCAATGCGTTTGAAGAAGCAATGCAACTATATAAGAAAGAATACGCTAAAGTACAAATGCAAGTTCTCGAGTATGATTCTGTTGATGCATTCAGAAAAGATTATCTTGGATAAGATAATTTAAGATATTCAAACAAAGTTTTATCATGAAAATAATAAGATCACAAGAAAACTTTACTCCATAATCGGGCGCTTTTGTTTTAGAAGAAGGACAGTCAATTACAATCTAAAAAAGCGACCCGTCCACATGATGGATAGGTCGCTTAGTCTCATCTATTATATATCTGAAATTTTAACCCAAGAGTAAATCTTTTTAAGTAATACTCTATCCGATTTAACCTGCTGGATCGTGTACGCCTTATTTTTAATCGATGCAGGAATCTTAGCTATTAAACCAACTAACCATTGATACTCTTGCAATACATCTTTCAAAACTCCTCCCCCTCTTCCCTTCTCATCCGCTTCACTTTACCCTGATGTGTAACAATTTTATATTCACCATGTGGCGGCAATTCTCTTAATTTCACCTTCCCATCACAAATGACAATCACGCAACTGGTTGGTATTTCCATTATATCAATCTCTAGTCTATTTGTCTCAGTCAATTCTATATCTTGTATATTCATAGTAGAATCCCTCCTGTATATGGTATAATCAAATTATCGAAGTTTGATTAGCCGGGAGGAATCCTGGCTATTTTTGTATGTATATCCCCTATTGCACTTTGCGCACAGGTATATTATCCTATTAATTAAGCAATGCATTTGTAGGAGGTGACCAACTATTAATGACGAAGTTTTGTTCTTGCTACTAGAGTTTAAAACTGTAATTGATGAATACTCCAGATCACTTAAAACCTGAAATACAGGAAGACATCCTACTACTCATTCAAGCGATCGACCCCCAACACCAATGATAAACCCACAACCTTGTCCACCATAGATATAATCACATTTTGAGTATGCTAATCCTTTGAGCTTTTGATTATCACCTTTACTTTTTGATACAATGAACCAAATTAATTTACGAGGTGATATTATGTGTGGCAGATTCACCCTTTTTGCTTCTTTTTCGGAAATAATCGATCGCTTTGATATTCAACAAATGATCGACGAAGACTTATATAACCCGAATTACAACGTCGCTCCATCACAATCGGTATTGGCTGTCATAAACGACGGAACCAACAACCGACTAGGCTACCTCCGATGGGGACTGATCCCCTCATGGGCAAAAGACATGAAAATTGGTTACAAGATGAT harbors:
- a CDS encoding aldo/keto reductase, yielding MTVETKTIEAVNGVKIPQLGFGVYRIKKKEEFEMAIREAIRVGFRHFDTAKIYGNEKALGTAIEKSQIPREQFFITSKVWNTDHGYKATKNAFEQTCKKLNVKYLDMYLIHFASPHYLETWKAMEELYMEGRIKVIGVANFEIQHLENIMKHSEIAPMINQIETHPEFPQNELHDYLKNHRILHEAWGPLGQGNKALLENLDLKTIAHEHQKTVAQVILRWHLQRGIIIIPKSSNPKRIKENSDIFDFVLTHEEMGKIIQLNTGKRYSIKPTGYMINPFYNRLMKIFMK
- a CDS encoding ArsR/SmtB family transcription factor; this encodes MINQGVEENLVNKFKENQDILFAIGDQTRQAILITLMQGLQHPGMRVGEITAKTHLSRPAVSHHLKILKDAQIISVHKEGTMNYYHLDSKSRLLTLKGLVDQIEEMFFKCESDAILYQGERNGVRK
- a CDS encoding nucleotidyltransferase domain-containing protein; translated protein: MDENVIDQLKQKNKELIEIVAQKVLREYPSDIDLIGVYGSFFTGDFHEKSDLDLLVVLNDDNGHGISSCFILDNIGYDIYGSPWQKLESMASYDHTFIAEVIDVDIVYYRNLQSRKRFTKLREKALDIINSPLSPKILEKVKKHLDNVALALGKMMSEEEIGTVKKLSGDVIHHLIDTVCYLNHSYFKLGVKRHLEEIRSMKRVPKHFEVYVNGVIHATSVPAIKEISTQLVKTVKELYDEISDETVEKSVPTKDQLRGTYEEIWSNWYNKIRYAAEHKDVFLAFSSGVNCQDFYNEMHANHGTVRIDLMKHFYHNDLNAFVNAFEEAMQLYKKEYAKVQMQVLEYDSVDAFRKDYLG
- a CDS encoding XtrA/YqaO family protein, producing the protein MNIQDIELTETNRLEIDIMEIPTSCVIVICDGKVKLRELPPHGEYKIVTHQGKVKRMRREEGEEF